In Paramormyrops kingsleyae isolate MSU_618 chromosome 5, PKINGS_0.4, whole genome shotgun sequence, one DNA window encodes the following:
- the LOC111858263 gene encoding fibroblast growth factor 19-like isoform X1 has translation MSDHVRERHLYTEDKRRGLFLEICPDGVVKGTPIQTENSVLQLRSVRAGETVIQASSSFLYLCANKKGHLWGQRIYTEADCTFKELLLEDGYTLFLSVNHDIPVSLTSKRPPGKHLPPFSRFLPMQNVLHMESGEEKQSEFPMKNKEHLDLDSDDPFGMRLGESVISPAFNLNVPAAR, from the exons ATGAG TGATCATGTCAGAGAGAGACACTTATACACAG AGGACAAAAGACGTGGACTTTTCCTAGAGATTTGCCCAGATGGCGTTGTGAAAGGGACCCCCATCCAGACGGAAAACA GTGTGCTCCAGCTGAGGTCCGTGAGAGCTGGAGAGACTGTCATCCAGGCATCGTCGTCATTTCTCTACCTATGTGCCAACAAAAAGGGACATCTCTGGGGGCAG CGGATATACACAGAAGCTGACTGCACCTTCAAGGAATTGTTGCTGGAGGATGGGTACACACTTTTCCTTTCTGTTAATCATGATATTCCCGTGTCTCTTACATCTAAGAGGCCCCCGGGAAAGCACCTTCCTCCATTTTCACGGTTCCTTCCGATGCAAAATGTCCTGCACATGGAGAGTGGTGAAGAGAAACAGAGTGAATTtccaatgaaaaataaagaacatttaGACCTTGACTCTGATGACCCATTTGGAATGAGACTTGGAGAATCAGTCATAAGTCCAGCATTCAACTTAAATGTTCCTGCTGCTAGGTaa
- the LOC111858263 gene encoding fibroblast growth factor 19-like isoform X2, with protein MINRRAGTREDKRRGLFLEICPDGVVKGTPIQTENSVLQLRSVRAGETVIQASSSFLYLCANKKGHLWGQRIYTEADCTFKELLLEDGYTLFLSVNHDIPVSLTSKRPPGKHLPPFSRFLPMQNVLHMESGEEKQSEFPMKNKEHLDLDSDDPFGMRLGESVISPAFNLNVPAAR; from the exons ATGATCAACAGgagggcaggaacaagag AGGACAAAAGACGTGGACTTTTCCTAGAGATTTGCCCAGATGGCGTTGTGAAAGGGACCCCCATCCAGACGGAAAACA GTGTGCTCCAGCTGAGGTCCGTGAGAGCTGGAGAGACTGTCATCCAGGCATCGTCGTCATTTCTCTACCTATGTGCCAACAAAAAGGGACATCTCTGGGGGCAG CGGATATACACAGAAGCTGACTGCACCTTCAAGGAATTGTTGCTGGAGGATGGGTACACACTTTTCCTTTCTGTTAATCATGATATTCCCGTGTCTCTTACATCTAAGAGGCCCCCGGGAAAGCACCTTCCTCCATTTTCACGGTTCCTTCCGATGCAAAATGTCCTGCACATGGAGAGTGGTGAAGAGAAACAGAGTGAATTtccaatgaaaaataaagaacatttaGACCTTGACTCTGATGACCCATTTGGAATGAGACTTGGAGAATCAGTCATAAGTCCAGCATTCAACTTAAATGTTCCTGCTGCTAGGTaa
- the LOC140577585 gene encoding potassium voltage-gated channel subfamily A member 1-like, whose product MDEGSRSGQEREVGGMGTDWSQGSEEMHSGANTRSLALKNDEDNKGEGGKGCHYGNMWKGGWMLNERLAINVAGMRYETQLRTLAQFPDSLLGDPQRRLRYFDPLRNELFLDRNRVCFDAILTYYQSGGRLQRPAEIPVDVFLEELEFYQLGDEVMERYKDEEGFPKEEVRILPKGKIASNVWSLFEYPDSSPYARIITIFSIIIIVLSITTFCLETIPELQIPKSPRKDQSGAHNSTSQSSGSSSLDFFFVTECICVSWFSTELTLRFLSSPSKTEFLKEAMNLIDFGSILPFFVEQFSDVTETAEGEEESTLALFKIIRLVRVFRIFKLSRHSKGLQILAMTLKASMRELALLFFFLLIGVIIFSSAIYFAEGDKEDTLFLSIPCSFWWALVTMTTVGYGDMYPETLMGKLVGSMCAIAGVLTISLPVPVIVSNFSYFYHRANLAFDTSPYKHVKCSLWEEDKEDEKEKDYLALGGMYSPLNGTLPTYEGNEFQQVQNVYIKEPLVTEV is encoded by the exons ATGGATGAGGGGAGTAGGAGTGGACAGGAGAGAGAGGTAGGAGGGATGGGTACTGACTGGAGCCAGGGGTCAGAGGAGATGCACAGCGGCGCAAACACAAGGAGCTTGGCCTTGAAGAATGACGAGGATAACAAGGGGGAAGGAGGAAAGGGCTGCCACTATGGGAACATGTGGAAGGGAGGGTGGATGCTGAACGAGAGACTGGCCATCAACGTGGCGGGTATGAGGTATGAGACTCAGCTTCGCACGCTGGCCCAGTTTCCAGACTCCTTGCTGGGGGACCCTCAGAGACGGCTGCGCTATTTTGACCCGCTGAGGAACGAGCTGTTCCTGGATCGGAACCGGGTCTGCTTCGACGCCATCCTCACTTACTACCAGTCGGGTGGACGCCTCCAGAGGCCCGCCGAGATCCCGGTGGATGTTTTCCTGGAGGAGCTTGAGTTCTACCAGCTGGGCGACGAGGTCATGGAACGCTACAAGGATGAGGAGGGCTTCCCTAAAGAGGAAGTGCGCATTCTGCCCAAGGGCAAGATAGCAAGTAACGTGTGGAGTCTTTTCGAGTATCCCGACTCCTCACCATACGCCCGCATCATCACCATCTTCAGCATCATAATCATCGTTCTTTCAATCACCACTTTCTGCCTGGAGACAATACCTGAGCTGCAGATCCCCAAGTCACCACGCAAG GATCAATCTGGAGCCCACAATAGCACGAGCCAGTCCAGTGGGTCCAGCTCTTTAGACTTCTTCTTCGTGACAGAATGCATATGCGTCAGCTGGTTCTCTACAGAACTGACCCTGCGCTTCTTGTCTTCACCCAGCAAGACTGAGTTTTTAAAGGAGGCAATGAACCTGATCGACTTCGGCTCCATCCTACCTTTTTTCGTCGAGCAGTTCTCAGATGTGACTGAGACAGCTGAAGGAGAGGAGGAGTCAACACTGGCCCTCTTCAAGATCATCAGGCTGGTGCGAGTCTTCCGGATCTTCAAACTCTCCCGCCACTCCAAGGGTCTGCAGATCCTGGCCATGACCCTGAAGGCCAGCATGCGTGAGCTAGCTCTGCTCTTCTTTTTCCTACTCATTGGAGTCATCATTTTCTCTAGTGCCATCTACTTCGCAGAGGGGGATAAGGAAGACACACTCTTTCTTAGCATTCCTTGCTCCTTTTGGTGGGCTTTGGTCACCATGACTACAGTTGGCTATGGTGACATGTACCCAGAAACACTAATGGGCAAGCTGGTGGGCTCCATGTGTGCCATTGCTGGGGTGCTAACCATCTCCCTGCCTGTGCCTGTCATCGTCTCCAACTTCAGCTACTTCTATCACAGGGCAAATTTGGCCTTTGACACATCACCTTACAAGCATGTCAAGTGCTCTTTGTGGGAGGAAGACAAAGAGGATGAGAAGGAAAAGGATTATTTGGCTTTGGGGGGCATGTATAGTCCTCTGAATGGGACTCTACCTACATATGAAGGGAATGAGTTTCAGCAGGTACAAAATGTATACATTAAGGAACCTCTGGTGACAGAGGTGTGA